Proteins from a single region of Corylus avellana chromosome ca11, CavTom2PMs-1.0:
- the LOC132166425 gene encoding pentatricopeptide repeat-containing protein At4g39530-like → MNGNAFKKGSEKPIIQFSLSLLIFGSMDCNHSLGTSFLCRLLRKPRSVSFATAIPYVKPSSSLSDSMENSAACFDGRFQNILKKLSNHNLLKPVPSIADVNLDSNERLGLYSEVLRSCALKRCLNEGKAVHGQVIKNGMDPDSHFWRLVVEVYVKGGSLQCARQVLDEMRERDVVSWTALVEGWIDKGYSRDGIRLYSEMRKDGVRPNEQTLMSVLKGCSECLELDIVSQLHAEIIKIGFFSDMFVGSTLVDLYSKCGEMELASMVFFYISEKSVVSWNALLDGYAQVGDWEEILKLFSAISELELKYGKFTLLTVLKSCAHLGNLRGGQAVHALVTKMGSELDKFLICCILNMYSKCGLPDYALKVFERIKNPKIVAWSTMINCLDQQGQSQEAAEMFCLMRRTGVTPNEYTLASIISAANSLGNWKYGDSIHACVYKHGLESDNFISSALVTMYMKTGCVHNGWQVFNTMNVRDIASWNALLSGFHDNKTFDQGPRIFKELLVVGFKPDIYTFISILKSCSNILDVDFGKQIHAHIIKDGLCSNSSIGTALIDMYFKCWCLEDADIILNELTERDLLTWTVIISSYVQTNQGEKAVKCFSQLQREGLKPNAYTLSCCLSGCSSLALLDSGRQLHSMVIKSGLSSNMYIATALVDMYGQCRRIEDAEAIFKSMTYRNAVLWNTIICGYSLNGQGKEALEAFRIMLDEGVLPDEITFIGVLSACSHMGLIEEGEKHFNSLSKDYGITPSIEHYACMVNILGRAGKFSEVQSFVEKWELTQNVLIWETILWASKMHGNVEVGERAAEKVIFELETDMDYNYVMLSHILAAKGRWDDVVKVRTLMSNLGITKEPACSWLVIDAQAHKFFAHDMSHPKIKEICQYLEGMAR, encoded by the coding sequence ATGAATGGAAATGCTTTTAAAAAAGGAAGTGAAAAACCCATTATACAATTCTCTCTTTCATTGCTCATTTTCGGTTCAATGGACTGCAATCATAGCCTGGGGACTAGTTTTCTATGTCGTTTATTGCGAAAGCCTCGCTCTGTTTCTTTTGCTACTGCAATACCATATGTAAAACCCAGTTCGTCATTATCTGATAGCATGGAAAATTCGGCGGCTTGTTTCGATGGGCGCTTTCAGAACATACTCAAGAAGTTATCAAATCATAATCTTCTTAAACCGGTGCCTTCAATAGCTGATGTGAATTTAGATAGCAACGAGAGGCTAGGATTGTATTCTGAGGTGCTACGTAGTTGTGCTTTGAAGAGGTGCTTGAATGAGGGTAAGGCGGTTCATGGGCAGGTGATCAAGAATGGGATGGACCCGGATTCCCATTTTTGGAGATTGGTGGTGGAAGTGTATGTGAAAGGTGGGAGTTTGCAATGTGCACGTCAGGTTCTTGATGAGATGCGTGAACGGGATGTTGTGTCTTGGACTGCACTGGTTGAGGGCTGGATAGATAAAGGGTACAGCCGTGACGGTATTAGATTGTATAGCGAAATGCGGAAAGATGGTGTCAGGCCAAATGAACAAACTTTGATGAGTGTCTTGAAAGGTTGTTCAGAGTGCTTGGAATTGGATATTGTGTCACAGTTGCATGCAGAAATCATTAAAATCGGGTTCTTTTCGGATATGTTTGTTGGGTCTACTCTTGTTGACCTTTATTCAAAATGTGGTGAGATGGAGCTTGCAAGTATGGTGTTCTTTTACATTTCTGAGAAAAGTGTTGTGTCGTGGAACGCTTTGCTTGATGGATATGCTCAGGTAGGTGACTGGGAAGAGATTCTGAAATTGTTTTCTGCAATTAGTGAATTAGAATTGAAGTATGGTAAGTTCACCTTATTGACTGTCCTTAAGAGTTGTGCACACTTGGGAAATTTGAGAGGGGGGCAGGCAGTGCATGCTCTGGTTACCAAGATGGGTAGTGAGCTCGATAAGTTTCTGATTTGTTGCATTCTTAATATGTATTCCAAGTGTGGGTTGCCAGACTATGCACTCAAAGTCTTTGAGAGGatcaaaaatcccaaaatagTGGCCTGGAGTACAATGATCAACTGTCTTGATCAGCAAGGCCAGAGCCAAGAAGCAGCGGAGATGTTTTGCCTAATGAGACGTACAGGTGTGACACCAAATGAGTATACTCTTGCTAGTATCATCAGTGCTGCTAACAGTCTAGGTAACTGGAAGTACGGCGACAGTATTCATGCTTGTGTATATAAACATGGTCTCGAATCTGATAATTTCATCAGCAGTGCACTTGTTACAATGTACATGAAAACTGGATGTGTGCATAATGGTTGGCAGGTTTTCAATACGATGAATGTTCGAGATATAGCTTCATGGAACGCCCTTTTATCTGGATTTCATGATAACAAAACTTTTGATCAGGGGCCAAGAATCTTCAAAGAATTGCTTGTGGTAGGTTTCAAACCTGATATCTACACGTTTATCAGCATTTTAAAATCTTGTTCCAACATCTTGGATGTAGATTTTGGGAAGCAAATACATGCCCATATCATAAAAGATGGCCTTTGCAGTAATAGTTCCATAGGAACTGCTCTGATAGACATGTATTTCAAATGCTGGTGCTTAGAAGATGCAGATATAATTTTGAATGAACTGACTGAAAGAGACCTCTTGACTTGGACAGTCATCATTTCCAGTTATGTACAAACCAATCAAGGGGAGAAGGCCGTGAAGTGCTTCAGTCAGTTGCAACGAGAAGGCTTGAAGCCCAATGCCTACACTCTCTCCTGCTGTTTAAGTGGTTGCTCCAGTTTAGCATTGCTCGACAGTGGCCGGCAGCTCCATTCCATGGTTATAAAATCCGGATTGTCAAGCAACATGTATATTGCTACTGCACTTGTTGATATGTATGGGCAATGCCGACGCATAGAAGATGCCGAGGCCATTTTTAAGAGCATGACTTATCGGAATGCAGTCTTGTGGAACACAATCATATGTGGATACTCACTAAATGGGCAAGGAAAGGAGGCTCTCGAGGCTTTTAGGATTATGTTAGATGAAGGGGTCCTGCCTGATGAGATTACTTTTATAGGAGTTCTTTCTGCGTGCAGCCACATGGGTTTGATTGAAGAAGGGGAAAAGCATTTTAACTCATTGAGCAAGGACTATGGAATCACTCCTTCTATTGAGCACTATGCTTGTATGGTCAATATCCTGGGTCGGGCAGGCAAATTTAGTGAGGTTCAAAGCTTTGTTGAGAAGTGGGAGCTTACCCAGAATGTCTTGATTTGGGAGACCATTCTTTGGGCCTCTAAAATGCATGGAAATGTGGAAGTTGGTGAAAGAGCTGCAGAGAAAGTAATATTTGAGCTTGAAACAGACATGGACTATAATTATGTGATGTTATCTCATATTTTAGCTGCCAAAGGAAGGTGGGATGATGTTGTGAAGGTTAGGACATTGATGTCCAATCTGGGAATCACAAAGGAACCAGCATGTAGCTGGCTGGTGATTGATGCTCAAGCCCATAAGTTCTTTGCTCATGATATGTCACATCCAAAGATAAAGGAAATCTGTCAATATTTGGAGGGGATGGCTCGATGA
- the LOC132165527 gene encoding protein NDL1-like, with amino-acid sequence MAESNDSVSVDMEKIYLGGKEHLVRTGRGSVSVIVYGDQDKPALLTYPDLALNHVSCFQGLFFCPEAASLLLHNFCIYHISPPGHQLGAAAICPEDSVPSVDDLADQIIEVLNFFGLGAVMCMGVTAGAYILTLFAMKYRERVLGLILVSPLCKAPSWTEWIYNKVMSNLLYFYGMCGLLKECLLQRYFSKEVRGNAGVPESDIVQACRRLLDERQSINVFRFLQAINRRSDITEGLKRLKCRTLIFVGDSSPFHSEALDMISKLDRRFSALVEVQACGSMVTEEQPHAMLIPMEFFLMGYGLYRPCHFSDSPRSPLSPSCISPELLSPESMGLKLKPIKTRVSLDV; translated from the exons ATGGCAGAATCAAACGACTCCGTTTCCGTTGATATGGAGAAGATCTATCTCGGTGGGAAG GAACATCTTGTACGAACTGGCCGTGGTTCTGTGTCTGTTATAGTCTATGGAGACCAAGACAAGCCCGCACTACTTACTTATCCTGATTTAGCTTTAAATC ATGTGTCTTGTTTTCAAGGATTATTTTTCTGTCCTGAAGCAGCTTCTTTGTTGCTCCACAACTTCTGCATTTACCATATCAGTCCTCCTGGGCACCAG TTAGGAGCTGCTGCAATTTGTCCTGAAGATTCTGTACCTTCTGTTGATGATTTAGCAGATCAGATCATTGAGGTTCTCAACTTTTTCGg GCTCGGTGCTGTGATGTGCATGGGGGTAACAGCGGGTGCCTACATACTTACACTATTTGCA ATGAAATATAGGGAACGTGTTCTTGGTTTGATACTTGTGTCCCCTTTATGCAAAGCACCGTCTTGGACTGAATGGATATATAATAAG GTGATGTCAAATTTGCTTTACTTTTATGGCATGTGTGGTTTGCTGAAAGAGTGTTTGCTTCAGCGGTACTTCAGCAAG GAAGTTCGTGGTAATGCGGGAGTTCCAGAATCAGATATAGTTCAAGCATGCAGAAGA TTGCTCGATGAGAGGCAGAGCATAAATGTTTTCCGGTTTCTTCAAGCAATCAATAG GAGATCAGACATTACTGAAGGGTTGAAGAGACTAAAATGCCGTACGCTAATTTTTGTTGGGGATAGCTCTCCTTTCCATTCCGAGGCTCTAGACATGATTTCAAAACTTGACCGGAGATTTAGTGCCTTAGTTGAG GTCCAGGCTTGTGGATCAATGGTGACAGAGGAGCAGCCACATGCAATGTTGATACCCATGGAGTTCTTCCTCATGGGGTATGGGTTGTATAGGCCGTGCCACTTCAGCGACAGCCCGAGGAGTCCACTCAGCCCATCTTGCATCTCCCCTGAACTTCTCTCTCCAGAAAGCATGGGTTTGAAGCTAAAACCGATAAAGACCCGTGTTTCGCTCGATGTTTAA